One window from the genome of Clostridiaceae bacterium encodes:
- a CDS encoding glycine C-acetyltransferase: MKKLFYENLDSTLTELKKTGTYKKLQYLTEKLSNKTAIEGYGRVIILCSNNYLGLTDKPEIIRGGIEALEKYGAGAASVRFICGTFDIHRKLEETVAEFLCREAALTYTSCWNANTAVIPALLGPGDTVISDELNHASIIDGCRLVGKGVNRCTYKHADLDSLEERLKEAGDKGTALIVTDGVFSMEGDIAPLPGIVDLAEKYGALVMVDDSHATGVIGKTGRGTEEYYGMIGKVDIISGTFGKALGGAGGGFIAAKKSVIDMLVQKSRPHLFSNSLPPVIAGISLAAVNYLKVNPEIVGSLKKKTEYMRKALRNAGLSPLEGDSAIIPIMIGDTAEAIRIADAMLKKGVYAIGFGYPVVPEGKARIRIQVSDVLSYDDIDYAVEVLKECCKI; encoded by the coding sequence TTGAAAAAACTTTTTTATGAAAATCTTGATTCTACATTAACAGAGCTTAAAAAAACAGGAACATATAAGAAACTTCAGTATCTTACTGAGAAACTGTCTAATAAAACTGCAATAGAAGGATATGGCAGGGTTATAATTCTTTGCTCAAACAATTATCTTGGTCTGACTGATAAACCTGAAATCATCAGAGGAGGAATTGAGGCTTTAGAAAAATACGGTGCAGGTGCCGCAAGTGTACGGTTTATATGTGGTACTTTTGATATACATAGGAAACTCGAAGAAACTGTGGCAGAGTTTCTGTGCAGAGAAGCCGCACTTACATATACTTCCTGCTGGAATGCAAATACTGCAGTTATACCAGCATTATTAGGTCCCGGGGATACGGTGATATCTGATGAACTAAATCATGCAAGCATTATTGATGGTTGCAGGTTGGTGGGGAAGGGAGTTAACAGGTGTACCTATAAACATGCTGACCTTGATTCACTGGAGGAAAGATTGAAGGAAGCCGGAGACAAAGGTACTGCATTGATAGTTACAGATGGGGTATTTTCCATGGAGGGAGATATCGCACCTTTGCCAGGAATAGTAGATCTTGCGGAGAAATATGGTGCTCTTGTTATGGTGGATGATTCCCATGCTACAGGTGTAATAGGAAAGACAGGAAGAGGAACAGAAGAATACTATGGCATGATTGGTAAAGTTGACATAATATCGGGAACTTTCGGTAAAGCTTTGGGAGGTGCAGGAGGAGGATTTATAGCTGCTAAAAAATCTGTTATTGACATGCTTGTTCAGAAATCAAGACCTCACTTATTCTCCAATTCACTTCCGCCAGTAATAGCAGGAATTTCTCTTGCTGCTGTAAATTATTTGAAGGTAAATCCTGAAATAGTTGGTTCATTAAAGAAAAAGACCGAATATATGAGAAAGGCACTTCGTAATGCTGGTTTGTCACCTCTGGAAGGAGACAGTGCTATTATACCTATTATGATAGGTGATACTGCTGAGGCTATAAGGATAGCAGATGCTATGTTGAAAAAAGGTGTATATGCTATTGGATTTGGTTATCCGGTTGTTCCAGAAGGGAAGGCAAGAATTCGTATTCAGGTGTCAGATGTGTTGAGCTATGATGATATAGACTATGCAGTTGAAGTATTAAAGGAATGCTGCAAAATATAA
- the tdh gene encoding L-threonine 3-dehydrogenase has product MRSIVKEKEDRGISLITSEIPEPSQDEVLIKVKIAGICGTDLHIYEWDEWSQKRIKTPLIIGHEFVGEICQVGKNCKGLTVGQRVSAEGHITCGRCKYCKTGFGHVCKDVEIIGVDRNGCFAEYITVPADNVWPVHDSIPDEYAALFDPLGNAMHTVMAQDVSSKTVLITGAGSIGLFAIPIALINGASKVIVIEPSQYKKDIALKLGADAVFDPWEGDLKEKIIDLTDGLGPDVLLEMSGNKSAINLGLEVLSNGGNASFLGIPAGDILVNFADSIIFKGITIHGITGRRIFETWYQCDQFLQKHGSDIDPVITHVLDMDEVEKGFIMMEKQEAVKVLLRIG; this is encoded by the coding sequence ATGAGGTCTATAGTTAAAGAAAAAGAAGACAGAGGAATAAGCCTTATTACTTCAGAAATTCCGGAACCCTCTCAGGATGAAGTTCTGATTAAGGTGAAAATTGCAGGAATCTGTGGAACTGATTTGCATATCTATGAATGGGATGAATGGTCTCAGAAAAGAATTAAGACTCCTTTAATCATAGGACATGAATTTGTTGGAGAAATATGCCAGGTAGGGAAAAATTGTAAAGGTTTGACAGTGGGACAACGAGTGTCTGCAGAAGGGCATATTACCTGTGGGAGATGCAAATATTGCAAAACAGGTTTTGGTCATGTTTGCAAGGATGTTGAAATAATTGGAGTTGACAGAAATGGTTGTTTTGCAGAATACATTACAGTTCCTGCAGATAATGTGTGGCCTGTACATGATTCAATACCTGACGAGTATGCAGCTTTATTTGATCCACTGGGAAATGCCATGCACACTGTAATGGCTCAGGATGTTTCTTCTAAAACCGTTTTGATAACTGGAGCAGGTTCCATAGGTTTATTTGCGATACCAATAGCATTAATTAACGGTGCTTCAAAAGTTATTGTAATTGAACCTTCACAGTATAAAAAGGATATAGCTCTGAAACTGGGGGCTGATGCGGTATTTGATCCATGGGAAGGTGATCTGAAAGAAAAGATTATTGACTTAACAGATGGATTAGGACCAGATGTGCTTCTTGAAATGAGCGGAAATAAAAGTGCAATTAATCTTGGCCTTGAGGTTTTGTCAAATGGAGGAAATGCAAGCTTTCTGGGGATACCTGCAGGAGATATATTAGTTAATTTTGCAGACAGTATTATTTTTAAAGGTATTACAATTCACGGAATAACCGGAAGAAGAATATTTGAAACTTGGTATCAATGCGACCAGTTCCTTCAGAAGCACGGAAGTGACATTGACCCGGTAATTACACACGTTCTTGACATGGATGAGGTTGAAAAGGGATTTATTATGATGGAAAAGCAGGAAGCGGTGAAAGTATTGCTCAGGATAGGATGA
- a CDS encoding helix-turn-helix domain-containing protein, which yields MVSGQPPKVGKNIMNQRKAKGMSLDELAKRSGVSKSMLSQIEQERTNPTVITVWKIARSLNLSVQELMEAGSDSNIDVIRYDDSPVIYSEDKLCTIRINSPIYMADNLELYYFTFKPGGVNRSLPHYPNAVEFLTVITGQLKVTSGEHSTILNKGDTARYRGDREHSIENISNNVSEAYLVVWFPK from the coding sequence GTGGTTTCCGGCCAACCGCCAAAAGTAGGAAAAAATATTATGAATCAAAGAAAAGCAAAGGGTATGTCTCTTGATGAACTGGCAAAACGTTCAGGAGTATCAAAGTCTATGTTGTCCCAGATAGAACAGGAAAGGACAAATCCTACCGTTATTACTGTATGGAAAATCGCCCGTTCGCTGAATCTATCAGTGCAAGAGCTCATGGAAGCAGGTTCTGATTCAAACATAGATGTAATAAGATATGATGACTCACCTGTTATTTATTCCGAAGATAAATTATGTACTATAAGAATTAATTCTCCTATTTACATGGCTGATAATCTGGAATTATATTATTTTACATTTAAGCCCGGAGGGGTGAACCGTTCTCTTCCTCATTACCCGAATGCAGTGGAGTTTTTAACTGTAATTACAGGACAGTTAAAAGTTACTTCAGGTGAACATTCAACTATATTGAACAAGGGTGACACTGCCCGTTACAGAGGCGACAGAGAACATTCCATTGAGAACATTTCAAACAATGTTTCGGAAGCCTATCTCGTTGTATGGTTTCCCAAATGA